The following are encoded together in the Desulfitobacterium chlororespirans DSM 11544 genome:
- a CDS encoding (2,3-dihydroxybenzoyl)adenylate synthase, whose product MTGRLKESLESFYAAKVWEDITLGKALSAWSENYGDNIALTEADRQVTYQELEREARRIGAGLQRRGFGKGDKIVLQLPNSIEFVVSAFALFKLGVIPVMALPAQRKTEIKGIMEKSGAKGYVIKDNYLGFDYKSLAREICRESQTPPAVIVIGQSDEFIAYEDLREGPELSDEPEIGSGEVGLFLLSGGTTGIPKLIPRRHADYLYVAQKTAERCRLDQESVYLAALPVAHNFPLGCPGLLGTLTVGGRVVICAVASPDEIIPLIEEEGVTITGLVPALAHMCIEFLEDDGYDISSLKVIQVGGAVLDSYLAARIEKAFACTLQQIFGIAEGLICCTDLADGEEIRYHTQGKPISAYDEIMIVDEKGREVPVGEYGELTVRGPYTIYGYYNLEEANQSCLSDQGYFKTGDKARWQNGNLQVAGRLKEMINRAGEKITPSELEELLLRHEDIGDVQVVGIEDQELGERICVFILAQNKGLTLNGLRNYLVGQQVASYKLPDQLVYLEAWPLTNVGKIDRKQLRVLGTQR is encoded by the coding sequence ATGACTGGAAGGCTAAAAGAGAGTCTGGAAAGCTTCTATGCCGCCAAGGTGTGGGAGGATATCACCCTGGGCAAAGCGCTGTCGGCTTGGAGCGAAAACTATGGGGACAACATCGCCTTAACCGAAGCGGACCGGCAAGTGACCTATCAGGAGCTGGAAAGGGAAGCCAGGAGAATAGGGGCCGGTTTGCAAAGACGGGGATTCGGCAAGGGGGATAAGATCGTCCTGCAGCTTCCCAACTCCATTGAGTTTGTCGTCAGCGCTTTTGCCCTGTTCAAATTAGGGGTTATCCCCGTCATGGCCCTGCCGGCCCAGAGAAAAACAGAAATCAAAGGGATTATGGAAAAATCCGGAGCCAAAGGGTATGTGATCAAGGATAACTACCTGGGATTTGACTATAAAAGCCTGGCCAGGGAAATCTGCCGGGAAAGCCAAACCCCTCCGGCGGTGATCGTCATTGGCCAAAGTGACGAATTTATCGCTTATGAGGATTTGCGGGAAGGCCCGGAATTAAGCGATGAACCGGAGATCGGCTCCGGGGAAGTGGGTTTGTTTTTATTATCGGGAGGGACAACGGGAATCCCCAAGCTGATTCCCAGGAGGCATGCCGATTATCTCTATGTGGCGCAAAAGACGGCGGAGCGCTGCCGCCTGGATCAGGAGTCCGTCTATTTGGCGGCCCTGCCGGTGGCCCACAATTTTCCCCTGGGTTGCCCAGGTTTGCTGGGTACCCTGACTGTTGGCGGCAGGGTCGTGATTTGTGCAGTGGCCAGCCCGGACGAAATCATCCCCCTGATTGAGGAGGAAGGGGTGACCATAACGGGCCTGGTGCCGGCCCTGGCCCATATGTGTATTGAGTTTTTGGAGGATGACGGGTACGACATCTCTTCCCTTAAAGTCATCCAGGTGGGGGGAGCGGTCTTGGATTCCTATTTAGCCGCCCGGATCGAAAAGGCCTTTGCCTGCACCCTGCAGCAAATATTCGGAATCGCCGAGGGCTTGATTTGTTGTACGGATTTGGCAGACGGGGAGGAGATCCGGTATCACACCCAGGGGAAACCCATCTCGGCATACGATGAAATAATGATTGTGGATGAAAAGGGCAGAGAGGTTCCGGTGGGAGAGTATGGTGAGCTGACGGTCAGGGGTCCCTATACCATCTATGGCTACTATAACCTTGAAGAAGCCAACCAAAGCTGCCTGTCGGACCAGGGCTACTTTAAAACCGGAGACAAAGCCCGCTGGCAGAATGGCAATCTCCAAGTGGCAGGAAGGCTGAAAGAGATGATCAACCGGGCCGGGGAGAAGATCACCCCGTCGGAGCTGGAAGAACTGCTGCTGAGACATGAAGACATAGGGGATGTTCAAGTGGTGGGGATTGAGGATCAGGAGCTGGGGGAGAGGATTTGTGTCTTTATCCTGGCTCAGAATAAGGGGCTGACGCTGAATGGGCTGCGGAATTATTTAGTGGGGCAGCAGGTGGCTTCATACAAACTGCCGGATCAGCTTGTTTATTTGGAAGCCTGGCCCCTCACCAATGTAGGGAAAATCGACAGAAAGCAATTAAGAGTCTTGGGAACACAGAGGTAA
- a CDS encoding AMP-binding protein: MMIEKRMNEFRNQGIALWPEGSALKFKAPKGVVTEEIRSFLKENKQGIIQYLEGNQQAGLARNTGGRFNKFPLTDIQNSYVVGRNKHYELGGVACHGYLEIEFEEILDMRRLEAAWNKVIQKHDMLRAIVYDVGYQIVQETVPLVRIPVLDLGGEGNDRGREALRESLAHKQYPLGRWPMCEVAVSLDAEKSVVHFSVDMLIADFSSMNIILNDLEHFYRNPEEPISYPTLYRDSVMYQNDRKRLNPRERQAAEAYWEQKLPSLGEAPELPVIKKTGLAEHTFSQKKLFLEKERWQAFCERAQEAQITPSVLVMAALAEVTALWSSSHKFSINTTIFNRPPLAEDIQQVVGDFTDVIVSSIDLDFSIPFSQRAQAIQKDLWADLEHSALSGVEVLRKMTKERKKNIIIPVVFTSTAGIAGKEDATVRRRVRYKISQTPQVYLDCQVADENGGAKINWDVRDGVFEEPVINDMFESFSRLISSLCDPEQQVLGDYFPVELPLGTREVRKIINATAREYPPRMMEEGFLHSLRHYPNKTALITDREEFTYASFSRYVKTVVDLLKEQDVRPGDKVGISIDKNQWQIAAVVAVLLVKGTYVPIDVHQPSARRKKIMKGAGIKVLLTQDEGCSSQKGRPAREGCFVQEGCPPWEGCTTINLHGVSLGSELLDAFTSSPDAPCAATFDAGALGSAASDAGAPGSAASGSATPSPAASDANAPDSAALGSASSGPDYDRPAYIIFTSGTTGEPKGVVISHRAAMNTIMDVNHRYGIDESDVFLCLANLSFDLSVYDIFGCFAAGGTLVMPASSQIRDPKYLYDLILLNRISVWNSVPAQMQMVVNYLESVESMKKKTSLSKVFLSGDWIPVNLPERIGAMFPQARVVSMGGATEASIWSIYYDIAKGEVFGKSVPYGKPMANQRFHVLNGEGRPCPDYVEGNLYIAGDGLSLGYLNDEKLNGEKYGRLPATGERIYRTGDRGYYRRDGNIMFRGREAGDEQIKIHGHRIELAEIRTALTDYPLIDSALALAVGTPPDELKISAVMTPKRRSEQQDIGADDQELAMLAAAGRFYETGMDGELLEKWTAKSEEVVISDIYHTFKGFGIFAEVDKRHAWEEIIQTMNIPEKLHKLTRLWLQVLVKEGVLREEEQTFALVEHNLHLNSGALWDEFYRIEEEFNYSREFVDYLKKSSDVLPEMIQGQENPLNVLFPKGDVAPAMAAYHDNKINQIQNGIAVKEVLYLCRQANQKEPGRPFRILEVGAGVGGTSLDLIPQLEGRQVEYHFTDLSAFFLNHAQENFRSYEWVNYGLFDINQDFALQGYEAFSFDLILCANVLHNARDIHEVMDNLKHLLVDRGTMIILEETRVSYMLLTSMEFKDGLTGFQDERGEEQTFFTRAQWEKIFSRHGGEIVFEFPGQDSKLDISGQTIYITRYAGEYEPLDKGRVQEHLANTVAPYMIPSTMLVLPALPLTDNKKVDMGRVRAYLEQNHQASGTEPGEKALPETELEKRIAAIWCRELKIASLGREDNFYEVGGDSLLIAQVVGKMVEEIEEAEGWEWSALLTEMMQTPTVKEVAAKIERFFSHRDTFIDPSLIQIKDSRLPREQSVAKVLFHAGTGTLSAYTDLIAYIEKDSKEDESVLGFSFGNEVDYISMETQDTFKLLGKKYGKILSGLGFANYILIGHCVGGVIALEAAEHLRESGHRVSDVTLISATIQMQKEMTHYRELPDQVYARALETSLDNELLLERTFARLINANEYEAGYTTQEADLERCIEFLVKERQGEVSAEALCSLDGPYQEIGDNFKELSRKPISERLNDLYATIERSESNLMEHERRMLNTLFNIFSQNFGCVASHEPRPYGGQVRLFSCEQQEGSFFREFFGENLETWLPYLQGEYTYEVIAGQHFDCIVEPNLEKNIGKILDFRY; encoded by the coding sequence ATGATGATTGAAAAAAGAATGAACGAATTCCGCAACCAGGGGATTGCTTTATGGCCTGAAGGGTCAGCCTTGAAATTCAAAGCGCCAAAAGGTGTGGTTACGGAAGAGATAAGAAGCTTTTTAAAAGAAAATAAACAGGGGATTATCCAGTACCTGGAGGGGAATCAGCAGGCCGGTTTGGCCAGGAACACGGGGGGCCGGTTCAACAAGTTTCCTTTGACCGATATCCAGAATTCTTATGTGGTGGGCCGCAATAAGCACTATGAATTAGGCGGGGTGGCCTGCCACGGCTATCTGGAAATCGAGTTTGAGGAAATCCTGGATATGAGGAGGCTGGAGGCAGCCTGGAATAAGGTCATCCAAAAGCATGATATGCTGCGGGCCATCGTCTACGATGTGGGATACCAAATCGTTCAGGAAACGGTTCCCCTGGTAAGGATTCCGGTCCTTGATCTGGGCGGGGAGGGGAATGACAGGGGCCGGGAAGCCTTGCGGGAAAGCCTGGCCCATAAGCAATACCCCTTGGGCCGGTGGCCCATGTGCGAGGTGGCGGTCAGCCTGGATGCCGAAAAATCGGTGGTCCATTTTTCAGTGGATATGCTGATCGCTGATTTTTCCAGTATGAACATTATCCTCAATGATCTGGAGCATTTTTACAGAAACCCTGAGGAGCCCATCAGCTACCCCACCCTTTACCGGGATAGTGTCATGTATCAAAATGACCGGAAGAGGCTGAATCCCCGGGAGCGGCAGGCTGCCGAAGCCTATTGGGAGCAAAAGCTTCCTTCTCTGGGCGAAGCCCCGGAGCTTCCGGTCATCAAGAAAACCGGACTGGCGGAGCATACGTTTTCGCAAAAAAAGCTGTTCCTGGAGAAGGAAAGGTGGCAGGCCTTCTGCGAGCGGGCCCAAGAGGCTCAGATTACTCCCTCCGTGCTGGTCATGGCGGCCCTGGCGGAAGTGACCGCTTTATGGTCCTCAAGCCATAAGTTCAGCATCAACACAACCATCTTCAATCGTCCGCCTCTTGCCGAAGATATCCAGCAGGTTGTGGGGGATTTTACCGATGTCATCGTTTCCTCCATCGATCTGGATTTCAGTATCCCCTTCAGCCAAAGGGCCCAGGCTATCCAAAAGGATCTTTGGGCAGATTTGGAACACAGCGCCCTGTCCGGGGTGGAAGTGCTCAGAAAAATGACCAAAGAACGTAAAAAGAATATCATTATCCCGGTGGTTTTCACAAGTACGGCAGGGATTGCCGGCAAGGAGGACGCCACAGTCCGCAGAAGGGTTCGGTATAAGATCAGCCAAACCCCCCAAGTGTATCTTGACTGCCAGGTAGCGGATGAAAATGGGGGGGCGAAAATAAATTGGGATGTCAGGGACGGGGTTTTTGAAGAGCCGGTGATCAACGATATGTTTGAAAGCTTTTCCCGCTTAATCAGCTCCCTTTGTGATCCTGAGCAGCAGGTTCTGGGAGACTATTTTCCAGTGGAATTGCCCCTGGGAACCAGGGAAGTGAGAAAAATCATTAACGCCACGGCCAGGGAGTATCCTCCCCGGATGATGGAGGAGGGGTTCCTTCATTCCCTGAGGCACTATCCCAACAAGACGGCGTTGATCACAGACCGGGAGGAGTTTACCTATGCATCCTTTTCCCGCTATGTGAAGACCGTGGTGGATCTGTTGAAAGAACAGGATGTGCGGCCCGGGGACAAAGTGGGCATCAGCATCGATAAAAACCAATGGCAGATCGCGGCGGTCGTAGCCGTCCTGTTGGTGAAGGGGACCTATGTGCCCATTGATGTCCACCAACCCTCTGCCCGCCGGAAAAAAATCATGAAAGGGGCCGGCATTAAAGTGCTGTTAACCCAGGATGAGGGCTGCTCCTCCCAGAAGGGCCGTCCCGCCCGGGAAGGCTGCTTTGTACAGGAAGGCTGCCCACCCTGGGAAGGCTGCACCACCATCAATCTGCACGGAGTGTCCTTGGGAAGTGAGCTTTTGGATGCCTTTACCTCCAGCCCTGATGCCCCCTGCGCTGCCACCTTCGACGCTGGTGCCCTTGGCTCTGCTGCTTCCGACGCTGGTGCCCCCGGCTCTGCTGCTTCCGGCTCTGCTACTCCCAGCCCTGCTGCCTCCGACGCTAATGCCCCTGACTCTGCTGCCCTAGGCTCTGCCTCCTCCGGCCCTGATTACGACCGGCCGGCCTATATTATCTTCACTTCCGGGACCACCGGAGAGCCCAAAGGGGTGGTGATTTCCCACCGGGCAGCTATGAATACCATTATGGATGTCAATCACCGCTATGGGATAGACGAATCCGATGTGTTTCTTTGCCTGGCCAATCTCTCCTTTGATCTGTCGGTCTATGATATTTTCGGCTGCTTTGCGGCGGGGGGCACCCTGGTTATGCCCGCTTCGTCACAGATCAGGGACCCCAAATATTTGTATGATCTGATCCTGCTGAACAGGATCAGTGTGTGGAACTCGGTTCCGGCGCAAATGCAGATGGTGGTCAATTATCTGGAATCTGTGGAGAGCATGAAGAAGAAAACCTCCTTGAGCAAGGTGTTTTTATCCGGGGATTGGATACCGGTCAACCTGCCTGAGCGCATTGGCGCCATGTTTCCCCAGGCCAGGGTGGTCAGCATGGGCGGGGCCACGGAGGCCTCCATTTGGTCGATTTATTATGATATTGCCAAAGGTGAAGTCTTTGGGAAAAGTGTTCCCTATGGGAAACCCATGGCCAATCAAAGGTTCCATGTGCTGAACGGTGAGGGGCGGCCCTGCCCGGATTATGTGGAGGGGAACCTGTATATAGCCGGTGACGGCTTATCCCTGGGGTATTTGAACGATGAGAAGCTGAACGGGGAAAAGTATGGCAGACTGCCGGCGACGGGGGAGAGAATTTACCGAACCGGGGACAGGGGGTACTACAGGCGGGATGGCAATATCATGTTCAGAGGCAGGGAGGCCGGTGATGAGCAGATCAAAATCCACGGCCACCGCATCGAGCTGGCTGAAATACGTACGGCCTTAACCGACTATCCCCTGATCGATTCAGCCCTGGCCCTGGCTGTAGGGACGCCCCCCGATGAATTGAAGATCAGTGCGGTGATGACGCCCAAGCGCAGGTCGGAACAGCAGGATATCGGGGCGGATGATCAGGAACTGGCCATGCTGGCCGCCGCGGGCCGGTTTTATGAGACAGGCATGGACGGGGAATTGCTGGAAAAATGGACGGCCAAATCGGAAGAAGTGGTGATCAGCGATATCTATCATACCTTCAAAGGCTTCGGGATCTTTGCGGAAGTGGATAAGCGCCATGCCTGGGAGGAAATCATTCAAACCATGAACATTCCCGAAAAGCTCCATAAGCTGACCAGATTATGGCTGCAGGTGCTGGTGAAAGAAGGGGTGCTCCGGGAAGAAGAGCAAACCTTTGCTTTGGTGGAACATAACCTTCACCTCAATTCCGGGGCCCTCTGGGATGAGTTCTACCGGATTGAAGAGGAGTTCAACTACAGCCGGGAATTTGTGGATTATCTGAAAAAATCCAGCGATGTGCTGCCGGAAATGATTCAGGGACAGGAAAACCCTCTCAACGTGCTCTTCCCCAAAGGGGATGTAGCACCGGCCATGGCGGCCTACCATGATAACAAAATCAATCAGATCCAGAATGGGATTGCGGTTAAGGAGGTTCTTTATCTGTGCCGGCAAGCCAACCAAAAAGAGCCGGGCCGGCCCTTCCGGATTTTAGAGGTGGGGGCGGGGGTGGGCGGAACATCCCTGGACCTGATTCCCCAGCTGGAGGGCCGGCAGGTGGAATATCATTTTACCGACCTGTCCGCCTTTTTTCTCAATCATGCCCAGGAGAATTTCCGCTCCTATGAATGGGTGAACTATGGGCTGTTTGACATCAATCAGGATTTTGCCCTCCAGGGCTATGAGGCCTTTTCCTTCGATTTGATTCTCTGCGCCAATGTTCTGCACAACGCCAGGGATATTCATGAGGTGATGGATAACCTGAAGCACCTGCTGGTGGACCGGGGAACCATGATCATTCTGGAGGAGACCCGCGTCAGCTACATGCTGCTGACCTCCATGGAATTTAAGGACGGACTGACCGGATTCCAGGACGAGCGGGGGGAGGAGCAAACCTTTTTCACCAGGGCCCAGTGGGAAAAGATTTTCAGCCGCCACGGCGGGGAGATTGTTTTTGAATTTCCCGGTCAGGACAGCAAGCTGGATATCTCCGGCCAAACCATTTATATCACCAGGTATGCCGGGGAGTATGAGCCCTTGGACAAAGGGCGGGTCCAGGAGCATTTAGCCAATACGGTTGCCCCCTACATGATTCCAAGCACCATGCTGGTGCTGCCGGCTCTGCCTCTGACGGACAATAAGAAAGTGGATATGGGCAGGGTAAGGGCCTATCTGGAGCAAAACCACCAAGCTTCCGGGACGGAGCCGGGAGAAAAAGCCCTGCCGGAAACGGAGCTGGAGAAGCGGATTGCCGCCATCTGGTGCCGGGAATTAAAAATAGCTTCCTTAGGCAGGGAGGACAATTTCTATGAGGTAGGGGGAGATTCACTTCTGATCGCCCAGGTGGTGGGCAAGATGGTGGAAGAGATCGAAGAGGCGGAAGGCTGGGAATGGAGCGCCTTGCTGACGGAGATGATGCAAACGCCCACGGTCAAAGAGGTCGCCGCCAAAATAGAGAGATTCTTCAGCCATAGGGACACCTTTATTGATCCCTCCCTGATCCAAATCAAAGACAGCCGGCTGCCCCGGGAGCAGTCTGTGGCCAAGGTGCTGTTCCATGCGGGAACAGGGACCCTCTCGGCCTATACGGATCTCATCGCCTATATTGAAAAGGACAGCAAAGAGGATGAAAGTGTCTTGGGATTTTCCTTTGGCAATGAGGTTGACTATATCTCCATGGAGACCCAGGATACCTTCAAGCTGCTGGGCAAAAAATACGGCAAAATTCTCAGCGGCTTAGGGTTTGCCAATTATATTCTGATTGGGCATTGTGTAGGCGGGGTGATTGCCCTGGAGGCGGCGGAGCATCTGCGGGAGTCCGGGCATCGGGTTTCCGATGTCACCTTGATCAGCGCCACCATTCAAATGCAGAAAGAGATGACCCACTACCGGGAGCTGCCCGACCAGGTGTATGCCCGAGCCTTGGAAACCAGCCTGGACAACGAGCTGCTGCTGGAACGCACCTTTGCCCGGCTGATTAACGCCAATGAATATGAAGCGGGATATACCACCCAAGAGGCGGATCTGGAAAGGTGCATTGAATTCCTGGTCAAAGAACGCCAGGGTGAGGTAAGCGCCGAAGCCTTGTGCTCTTTGGACGGTCCGTATCAGGAGATTGGGGATAACTTTAAGGAGCTGTCCAGAAAGCCGATTTCGGAAAGGCTGAACGATCTCTACGCCACCATTGAGCGGTCTGAGTCCAATTTAATGGAGCATGAACGGAGGATGCTCAATACCTTGTTTAATATTTTTTCCCAGAATTTCGGCTGCGTGGCCAGCCATGAGCCCAGACCCTATGGGGGGCAGGTGCGGTTGTTCTCTTGTGAACAGCAGGAAGGGAGCTTCTTCCGGGAGTTTTTTGGGGAGAACCTGGAGACCTGGCTGCCCTATCTCCAAGGGGAATACACCTATGAGGTGATCGCCGGCCAGCATTTTGATTGTATTGTTGAACCTAACCTGGAAAAGAACATCGGCAAGATCCTGGATTTCCGATACTAA
- a CDS encoding non-ribosomal peptide synthetase, producing the protein MEHKELKTAAMEFVGQKVRDLLAAEQIAAHSNLIEEGLSSLMIMQIAGGLRKYKLKISFAALIEKPTLRDWAEIINKATIREAGKVPEGAAERAVERAAEESGGQFPLTDVQYAYWVGRDDGQPLGGVGCHAYLEFHGQFIDPLRLKQAWNALQRHHPMLRAKFFPNGRQAIMPSPYSEEMEVFDLGGLAPDELEEELLSIRSALSHRKLRVEEGEVAGLALALLPDNTGRLFLDVDLLVADVLSLSLIIRDLAEAYLGKKLAEPPEYTFQDYIRSKEAESAHQDREEDKGFWEGKLQAMDWAGLQLPLQTKPELIGKTKFSRRQASVSREDWQRIRQTAARYQFTPSMLLLTAYALVLERWCSQESFFINIPLFNRDLEDERISTMVADFTNLLLVEFRRKPGETFLMTMERVKSTFLENVAHSGYSGVRVQRDHFGKMGGTGFVAPVVFACNIDYPLETPLSRQAFGKVGYMVSQTPQVWLDFQTYVHDEELMLCWDAVDELFPEGLLDDMFGALQDLIQGLAQHDDWNQGFDVLPPRQQVQRARELAKLLPLSPPPGTLLDGFLSHVRQNPDSIALIDSGTQREITYGELYRRALAVAGLLVRKGVQPGDYVGIFLPRGCGQIYAILGILMAGGAYVPIGINQPEERRRKLYKQIGLKALVTHRETFPGRPPDHEGILVVNLEQVINKAGMDRGAMDTGGLEAEMGTRGLGVGTDTEGPEVGTNKGGLAKPIMVSPQDSAYVIMTSGSTGSPKGVEISHEGAVNTIEDINGKFGISAGDSVLMVSAIDFDLSVYDLFGMLSAGGRVIVLNEENHKDPDVWLKLMQRYSLSVWNSVPVLFDMLVTMAEQRGAPVDLRLVMLSGDWIGLELPRRFYALNRKATVVALGGATEASIWSNYQVVPERLPPDWITIPYGQPLKNQIYKVMDHWARVCPNDVAGEFWIGGAGVAKGYRGDEALTGQKFKTDTIPWYKTGDSGRMWEDGTIELLGRLDNQVKIKGHRIETGEVESALMKLPHVANAVVCLSEEHGDQVLAAYLVAKEKRYLESEGVKEALAACLPHYMIPAVYVCAGELPLTVNGKPDKKQIRELLKNRWQKRSFAPPQGEMEEQIAKVWQEVLHKQEISRHDNFFKLGGDSLKAVEIVTKAGAVLKLPLMISIQTLFRFPTLGEFALEIAKLGSGYEEEII; encoded by the coding sequence ATGGAACATAAGGAGCTAAAAACAGCGGCCATGGAGTTTGTGGGCCAAAAAGTCCGGGACCTGTTGGCCGCGGAGCAGATCGCCGCCCATAGCAACCTCATTGAGGAGGGGCTCAGCTCCCTCATGATCATGCAGATTGCCGGCGGCCTCCGCAAATACAAGCTGAAGATTTCCTTTGCCGCTTTAATCGAGAAGCCCACCCTGAGGGACTGGGCGGAAATCATCAACAAGGCAACGATCAGGGAAGCCGGGAAGGTCCCGGAAGGGGCGGCGGAACGGGCAGTGGAAAGGGCGGCGGAAGAATCAGGGGGTCAATTCCCCCTTACGGATGTGCAATACGCCTACTGGGTGGGCAGGGATGACGGCCAGCCTTTAGGCGGTGTAGGATGCCATGCTTATCTGGAATTTCATGGACAGTTTATCGATCCCTTAAGGCTGAAGCAGGCCTGGAATGCTCTGCAGAGACATCATCCCATGCTGAGGGCGAAATTCTTCCCCAATGGCCGGCAGGCCATCATGCCTTCCCCTTACAGTGAGGAGATGGAGGTGTTTGATCTGGGGGGATTGGCCCCGGATGAGCTGGAGGAAGAGCTTTTATCCATCAGGTCCGCTCTGTCCCACCGCAAACTACGGGTGGAAGAAGGTGAGGTGGCCGGCCTCGCTCTGGCTCTCCTTCCGGACAACACCGGCAGGCTTTTCCTCGATGTTGACCTGCTGGTTGCCGATGTTTTAAGCCTCAGCCTGATCATCCGGGATCTGGCGGAGGCTTATCTGGGGAAGAAGCTTGCCGAACCGCCGGAATATACCTTTCAGGATTATATCCGCAGCAAAGAAGCGGAATCCGCACACCAGGACCGGGAGGAAGATAAAGGGTTTTGGGAGGGCAAACTGCAGGCCATGGACTGGGCAGGGCTGCAGTTGCCCCTGCAAACCAAGCCTGAGTTGATCGGCAAAACCAAATTCAGCAGAAGGCAGGCCAGCGTAAGCCGGGAGGATTGGCAAAGAATCAGGCAAACCGCAGCCCGCTATCAGTTCACCCCCTCCATGCTCCTGCTGACCGCCTATGCCCTCGTCCTGGAAAGATGGTGCAGCCAGGAGAGCTTTTTCATCAATATTCCCTTATTCAACCGGGATCTGGAGGACGAGAGGATCAGCACCATGGTGGCGGATTTCACCAATCTCCTGCTGGTTGAATTCAGGAGAAAACCCGGGGAAACCTTTCTCATGACCATGGAACGGGTTAAGAGCACATTTTTGGAGAATGTCGCCCACAGCGGTTATTCCGGTGTGCGCGTGCAAAGAGATCACTTTGGAAAGATGGGGGGGACGGGTTTTGTGGCGCCGGTTGTGTTCGCCTGCAACATCGACTACCCCCTGGAGACTCCCCTATCCCGCCAGGCCTTTGGCAAAGTAGGCTATATGGTGTCCCAGACACCCCAGGTATGGCTTGATTTTCAAACCTATGTCCATGATGAAGAGCTGATGCTCTGCTGGGATGCGGTGGATGAGTTATTCCCCGAGGGTTTATTGGACGATATGTTTGGCGCTCTCCAAGACCTGATTCAGGGACTGGCTCAACATGATGACTGGAATCAGGGGTTCGATGTCCTGCCTCCGAGGCAACAAGTCCAACGGGCCAGGGAGCTGGCAAAGCTCCTTCCCTTAAGCCCTCCCCCCGGGACCCTGCTTGACGGCTTCCTGAGTCATGTCCGCCAAAACCCTGACAGCATCGCGCTTATCGACAGCGGGACTCAGAGGGAGATCACTTACGGGGAATTATACCGCAGGGCATTGGCCGTGGCTGGATTATTGGTCCGGAAGGGAGTCCAACCCGGCGACTATGTCGGCATTTTCCTGCCAAGGGGATGCGGACAGATCTATGCCATATTGGGTATTCTCATGGCCGGCGGGGCTTATGTTCCCATCGGCATCAACCAGCCGGAGGAGCGGCGGCGGAAGCTGTATAAGCAGATCGGCTTAAAAGCGCTGGTAACCCATAGGGAAACCTTCCCCGGCAGGCCTCCGGATCATGAGGGTATCCTGGTGGTGAATCTGGAACAGGTGATCAATAAAGCGGGGATGGATAGAGGGGCGATGGACACAGGAGGGCTGGAAGCGGAAATGGGCACAAGAGGTCTGGGGGTGGGGACAGACACAGAGGGTCCGGAAGTGGGGACGAACAAAGGGGGCCTGGCAAAGCCAATTATGGTTTCGCCCCAGGACAGCGCTTATGTCATTATGACCTCCGGAAGTACCGGGAGTCCCAAAGGAGTGGAGATCAGCCATGAGGGGGCGGTGAATACCATTGAGGATATCAATGGGAAATTCGGGATATCAGCCGGGGATTCCGTCCTGATGGTTTCCGCCATCGATTTTGATCTTTCGGTGTACGATCTCTTTGGCATGCTCTCGGCGGGGGGCAGGGTCATTGTCCTGAATGAAGAGAATCATAAGGACCCTGATGTCTGGCTGAAGCTCATGCAACGCTATTCTCTGTCGGTTTGGAATTCCGTTCCGGTCCTTTTCGATATGCTGGTGACCATGGCGGAGCAGCGGGGTGCGCCTGTTGACTTAAGGCTGGTCATGCTTTCCGGCGATTGGATAGGGCTTGAGCTGCCCCGGCGATTCTATGCTCTGAACAGAAAGGCCACGGTGGTGGCCCTGGGAGGGGCGACGGAGGCTTCCATATGGTCCAATTATCAGGTTGTGCCGGAGAGGCTGCCCCCGGACTGGATCACCATTCCTTATGGTCAACCCTTAAAAAACCAGATCTATAAGGTCATGGACCATTGGGCCAGGGTCTGCCCCAATGATGTGGCCGGGGAGTTTTGGATAGGGGGAGCCGGGGTGGCCAAAGGCTATAGGGGTGATGAAGCCTTGACCGGGCAGAAATTTAAAACGGACACCATCCCCTGGTACAAAACCGGCGATTCAGGAAGAATGTGGGAAGACGGCACCATTGAATTATTGGGCAGGCTGGACAATCAAGTCAAAATCAAGGGTCACCGCATTGAGACCGGAGAAGTGGAAAGTGCCCTGATGAAGCTGCCCCATGTGGCCAATGCTGTGGTGTGCCTCAGCGAAGAACATGGGGATCAGGTGCTGGCGGCCTATCTGGTGGCCAAGGAAAAAAGGTATCTGGAGAGCGAGGGGGTAAAAGAGGCTCTGGCAGCCTGCCTTCCCCATTATATGATCCCGGCGGTCTATGTTTGTGCCGGGGAACTGCCTTTAACGGTCAATGGAAAACCTGACAAGAAACAGATCCGTGAGCTGTTAAAGAACCGTTGGCAGAAGAGGTCTTTCGCGCCGCCGCAGGGGGAGATGGAAGAGCAGATAGCCAAAGTGTGGCAGGAGGTGCTGCATAAACAAGAAATATCCCGCCATGATAATTTCTTTAAATTAGGGGGGGATAGTCTGAAAGCGGTGGAGATCGTCACCAAAGCAGGGGCGGTGTTAAAGCTTCCCCTGATGATATCCATCCAAACCCTCTTCCGCTTCCCCACCCTGGGGGAATTTGCCTTGGAAATAGCCAAGCTGGGCAGCGGCTATGAAGAAGAGATTATCTGA